One window from the genome of Sardina pilchardus chromosome 12, fSarPil1.1, whole genome shotgun sequence encodes:
- the LOC134097283 gene encoding serine/threonine-protein kinase Sgk1 isoform X3: protein MRTTAELKAFMKQRRMGLNDFIQKLATNSYACKHPEVQSILNLTPPQDPELMNSNPSPPPSPSQQINLGPSSNPTAKPSDFNFLKVIGKGSFGKVLLARHRSDDKFYAVKVLQKKAILKKKEEKHIMSERNVLLKNVKHPFLVGLHYSFQTTDKLYFVLDYINGGELFYHLQRERCFLEPRARFYAAEIASALGYLHSLNIVYRDLKPENILLDSQGHIILTDFGLCKENIEPNGTTSTFCGTPEYLAPEVLHKQPYDRTVDWWCLGAVLYEMLYGLPPFYSRNTAEMYDNILNKPLQLKPNISNAARHLLEGLLQKDRTKRIGCTDDFTEIKNHMFFSPINWDDLNGKKITPPFNPNVTGPSDLRHFDPEFTDEPVPSSIGCSPDSSLVTASIKEAAEAFLGFSYAPAMDSYL, encoded by the exons ATGAGGACCACGGCTGAATTGAAAG CTTTTAtgaaacagagaagaatggggcTGAACGATTTCATTCAGAAGCTTGCCACAAACTCCTATGCGTGCAAGCA CCCAGAGGTGCAGTCCATACTGAACCTGACCCCCCCTCAAGATCCAGAACTTATGAACAGCAACCCCTCCCCTCCA ccaAGTCCCTCGCAGCAGATTAACCTGGGCCCCTCGTCCAACCCCACCGCCAAGCCCTCGGACTTCAACTTCCTCAAGGTCATCGGCAAGGGCAGCTTCGGCAAAGTCCTGCTAGCGCGCCACCGCAGCGATGACAAGTTCTACGCCGTCAAAGTCCTGCAGAAGAAGGCCATCCTGAAGAAGAAAGAG gaGAAGCACATTATGTCCGAACGGAATGTCCTCCTCAAGAATGTGAAACACCCGTTCCTGGTTGGGCTGCACTACTCcttccagaccacagacaaacTTTACTTCGTCCTGGACTACATCAACGGAGGAGAG ctgTTCTACCACCTGCAGAGGGAGCGGTGCTTCCTGGAGCCGCGCGCACGGTTCTACGCGGCGGAGATCGCCAGCGCGTTGGGCTACCTGCACTCGCTCAACATCGTGTACCGCGACCTCAAGCCAGAGAACATCTTGCTCGACTCGCAAGGCCACATCATTCTCACCGATTTCGGCCTGTGCAAAGAGAACATCGAGCCCAACGGAACCACGTCCACATTCTGCGGCAcgccagag TATCTGGCGCCAGAGGTGTTACACAAGCAGCCGTACGACCGGACAGTGGACTGGTGGTGTCTCGGCGCTGTGCTCTACGAGATGCTCTACGGCCTG ccGCCTTTCTACAGTCGCAACACGGCAGAGATGTACGATAACATCCTGAACAAGCCCCTGCAGCTGAAGCCCAACATCTCCAACGCAGCACGCCACCTACTGGAGGGACTTCTACAGAAGGACCGCACCAAGAGGATCGGCTGCACAGACGacttt aCTGAAATCAAGAACCACATGTTTTTCTCCCCAATCAACTGGGATGACCTGAATGGCAAGAAGATCACCCCTCCCTTTAACCCTAACGTG acGGGCCCGAGTGACCTTCGGCACTTTGACCCTGAGTTCACCGACGAGCCCGTGCCCAGCTCCATCGGCTGCTCACCGGACAGCTCGCTGGTGACGGCCAGCATCAAGGAGGCCGCCGAGGCCTTCCTGGGCTTCTCCTACGCGCCCGCCATGGACTCCTACCTGTAG
- the LOC134098486 gene encoding uncharacterized protein LOC134098486 — MRLKPNRVVLFLCLVLLCIGQICGTSLDLVQRDELRHEKRSKNIQTGTITFGTGDISLGRNPEHESQYVEESTRDDGSVNIQADHPHPGLLRRQSKIADFRAWSRMRPDLVCTDDLMKFSAQGPGCSSLQLNKGGLPLSLSQLPQDCGSSVQRTAVGLKLLAPFDGCDVIEQGNNHLLQMLWRGNPVTLSCPLSSSDQVSPVVSTTPAAKIPSLLQQWKQPIFGGFYPVMPPPTTEAPSTAAKPPPQNQWMQPIFGGYYPVMPVTPPPTVAPTTEAAELPPLSQQWKQPIFGGFFPVMPPPATVAPTTEAPSTAAKLPPQNQWIQPIFGGYYSAMPVTTPPATEAPPTAAKLPPQNQWIQPIFGGYYPVMPETPPPATEAPCKAAKLPPQKKWIHHYFGGYNPVMPETPPPATVAPTTEATALPPQIQWMQPIFGGYNPVMPVAPPPSTEAPPTAAKPFPQNQWLQPIFGGYNPVMPETPPPATEAPPTAAKPFPQNQWLQPIFGGYNPVMPVTLSPASEAPPTVAAIPPQSQWLQPIFGGYNPVMPVAPPPATEAPPTAAKPFPQNQWMQPIIKGYYPVMPVTLPPATVAPTTEAAELPPQYQQWVQPVFGSHYGFSHGQ, encoded by the exons ATGAGGCTTAAACCAAACagagttgttttatttttgtgtcttGTGCTCCTTTGTATTGGCCAAATATGTGGTACAAGCCTTGACCTAGTGCAAAGAGATGAGCTGCGTCATGAGAAAAGGTCCAAGAATATTCAGACTGGGACCATTACTTTTGGCACCGGCGATATTTCACTGGGTCGAAATCCGGAACATGAGAGCCAATATGTTGAAGAAAGCACTAGAGACGATGGTTCCGTGAATATTCAAGCTGACCATCCACATCCAGGCCTGTTGCGTAGACAAAGCAAAATTGCTGACTTCAGGGCCTGGAGTCGTATGCGACCAGATTTAGTATGTACTGATGACTTAATGAAGTTCTCAGCACAAGGCCCTGGGTGTTCTTCACTCCAGTTAAACAAAG GTGGCTTGCCTCTCTCACTAAGCCAGCTACCACAAGACTGTGGCTCCTCTGTGCAAAGGACTGCAGTGGGCCTTAAGTTGCTTGCCCCTTTTGATGGCTGTGATGTTATAGAACAG GGCAATAACCACTTGCTGCAGATGTTGTGGCGTGGCAATCCAGTaaccctctcctgccctctatCAAGCTCAGACCAAGTCTCTCCAGTTGTATCTACTACTCCAGCTGCCAAGATTCCTTCACTGCTTCAACAGTGGAAGCAGCCCATCTTTGGAGGATTCTACCCTGTAATGCCCCCTccaactacagaagcacctTCCACAGCTGCTAAGCCTCCTCCACAGAATCAGTGGATGCAGCCGATTTTTGGAGGCTACTATCCTGTAATGCCGGTGACTCCCCCTcctactgttgcaccaactacagaagctgCCGAGCTTCCTCCACTGAGTCAACAGTGGAAGCAGCCCATCTTTGGAGGATTCTTCCCTGTAATGCCTCCTCCagctactgttgcaccaactacagaagcaccCTCCACAGCTGCtaagcttcctccacagaatcagTGGATTCAGCCCATTTTTGGTGGCTACTACTCTGCAATGCCTGTGACTACCCCCCCAGCTACAGAAGCACCCCCCACAGCTGCTAAGCTACCTCCACAGAATCAGTGGATTCAGCCTATTTTTGGAGGCTACTACCCTGTAATGCCTGAGACTCCCCCTCCAGCTACAGAAGCACCCTGCAAAGCTGCtaagcttcctccacagaaaAAGTGGATCCATCACTACTTTGGAGGCTACAACCCTGTAATGCCTGAGACTCCCCCTCCAGCTACggttgcaccaactacagagGCTACTGCCCTTCCTCCACAGATTCAGTGGATGCAGCCCATTTTTGGAGGCTACAACCCTGTAATGCCTGTGGCTCCCCCTCCATCTACAGAAGCACCCCCCACAGCTGCCAAGCCTTTCCCACAGAATCAGTGGCTGCAGCCCATTTTTGGAGGCTACAACCCTGTAATGCCTGAGACTCCCCCTCCAGCCACAGAAGCACCCCCCACAGCTGCCAAGCCTTTCCCACAGAATCAGTGGCTGCAGCCCATCTTTGGAGGTTACAACCCTGTAATGCCTGTGACTCTCTCTCCAGCTTCAGAAGCACCCCCCACAGTTGCTGCCATTCCTCCACAGAGTCAGTGGCTGCAGCCCATCTTTGGAGGTTACAACCCTGTAATGCCTGTGGCTCCCCCTCCAGCTACAGAAGCACCCCCCACAGCTGCCAAGCCTTTTCCACAGAATCAGTGGATGCAGCCCATCATTAAAGGCTACTATCCTGTAATGCCTGTGACTCTCCCTCCagctactgttgcaccaactacagaagctgCCGAGCTTCCTCCACAGTACCAACAGTGGGTGCAGCCTGTCTTTGGAAGCCACTATGGTTTTTCTCATGGTCAGTGA
- the LOC134098051 gene encoding mucin-7-like, whose translation MPVTPPETTVAPTTEAPTTEAPSTAAKLPPQNQQQQPWMQPFFGGYYPVMPVTPPETTVAPTTEAPTTEDPCTEAPSTAAKLPPQNLQQQQWMHHYFGYKPLMPVTPPETTVAPTTEAPSTAAKLPPQNQQQQPWMQPFFGGYNPVMPVTPPETTVAPTTEAPSTAAKLPPQNQQQQPWMQPFFGGYYPVMPVTPPETTVAPTTEAPTTEAPSTAAKLPPQNQQQQPWMQPFFGGYKPVMPVSPPETTVAPTTEAPSTAAKLPPQNQQQQPWMQPFFGGYYPVMPVTPPETTVAPTTEAPTTEAPSTAAKFPPLNQQQQLWLRHYFGGTPVMPGSP comes from the exons ATGCCAGTGACTCCCCCTGAaactactgttgcaccaactacagaagcaccaactacagaagcaccttccacagctgccaagcttcctccacagaatcaacagcagcagccatgGATGCAGCCCTTCTTTGGAGGCTACTACCCAGTAATGCCAGTGACTCCCCCTGAaactactgttgcaccaacaACAGAAGCACCCACTACTGAAGACCCTTGCACAGAAGCCCCTTCCACAGCTGccaagcttcctccacagaatctACAGCAGCAACAGTGGATGCATCACTACTTTGGCTATAAACCACTAATGCCAGTGACTCCCCCTGAaactactgttgcaccaactacagaagcaccttccacagctgccaagcttcctccacagaatcaaCAGCAGCAACCGTGGATGCAGCCCTTCTTTGGAGGCTACAACCCTGTAATGCCTGTGACTCCCCCTGAaactactgttgcaccaactacagaagcaccttccacagctgccaagcttcctccacagaatcaaCAGCAGCAACCGTGGATGCAGCCCTTCTTTGGAGGCTACTACCCAGTAATGCCAGTGACTCCCCCTGAaactactgttgcaccaactacagaagcaccaactacagaagcaccttccacagctgccaagcttcctccacagaatcaaCAGCAGCAACCGTGGATGCAGCCCTTCTTTGGAGGCTATAAACCAGTAATGCCAGTGAGTCCCCCTGAaactactgttgcaccaactacagaagcaccttccacagctgccaagcttcctccacagaatcaaCAGCAGCAACCGTGGATGCAGCCCTTCTTTGGAGGCTACTACCCAGTAATGCCAGTGACTCCCCCTGAaactactgttgcaccaactacagaagcaccaactacagaagcac ctTCCACAGCTGCCAAGTTTCCTCCACTGAATCAACAGCAGCAACTGTGGCTGCGTCACTACTTTGGAGGCACCCCTGTAATGCCTGGCTCTCCTTGA
- the LOC134097283 gene encoding serine/threonine-protein kinase Sgk1 isoform X1, which yields MTIITDSGAPEMTYSKTRGVVAVLSAFMKQRRMGLNDFIQKLATNSYACKHPEVQSILNLTPPQDPELMNSNPSPPPSPSQQINLGPSSNPTAKPSDFNFLKVIGKGSFGKVLLARHRSDDKFYAVKVLQKKAILKKKEEKHIMSERNVLLKNVKHPFLVGLHYSFQTTDKLYFVLDYINGGELFYHLQRERCFLEPRARFYAAEIASALGYLHSLNIVYRDLKPENILLDSQGHIILTDFGLCKENIEPNGTTSTFCGTPEYLAPEVLHKQPYDRTVDWWCLGAVLYEMLYGLPPFYSRNTAEMYDNILNKPLQLKPNISNAARHLLEGLLQKDRTKRIGCTDDFTEIKNHMFFSPINWDDLNGKKITPPFNPNVTGPSDLRHFDPEFTDEPVPSSIGCSPDSSLVTASIKEAAEAFLGFSYAPAMDSYL from the exons ATGACAATCATCACAGACAGCGGAGCTCCCGAAATGACTTACTCCAAAACGCGAGGAGTAGTGGCAGTGCTTAGCG CTTTTAtgaaacagagaagaatggggcTGAACGATTTCATTCAGAAGCTTGCCACAAACTCCTATGCGTGCAAGCA CCCAGAGGTGCAGTCCATACTGAACCTGACCCCCCCTCAAGATCCAGAACTTATGAACAGCAACCCCTCCCCTCCA ccaAGTCCCTCGCAGCAGATTAACCTGGGCCCCTCGTCCAACCCCACCGCCAAGCCCTCGGACTTCAACTTCCTCAAGGTCATCGGCAAGGGCAGCTTCGGCAAAGTCCTGCTAGCGCGCCACCGCAGCGATGACAAGTTCTACGCCGTCAAAGTCCTGCAGAAGAAGGCCATCCTGAAGAAGAAAGAG gaGAAGCACATTATGTCCGAACGGAATGTCCTCCTCAAGAATGTGAAACACCCGTTCCTGGTTGGGCTGCACTACTCcttccagaccacagacaaacTTTACTTCGTCCTGGACTACATCAACGGAGGAGAG ctgTTCTACCACCTGCAGAGGGAGCGGTGCTTCCTGGAGCCGCGCGCACGGTTCTACGCGGCGGAGATCGCCAGCGCGTTGGGCTACCTGCACTCGCTCAACATCGTGTACCGCGACCTCAAGCCAGAGAACATCTTGCTCGACTCGCAAGGCCACATCATTCTCACCGATTTCGGCCTGTGCAAAGAGAACATCGAGCCCAACGGAACCACGTCCACATTCTGCGGCAcgccagag TATCTGGCGCCAGAGGTGTTACACAAGCAGCCGTACGACCGGACAGTGGACTGGTGGTGTCTCGGCGCTGTGCTCTACGAGATGCTCTACGGCCTG ccGCCTTTCTACAGTCGCAACACGGCAGAGATGTACGATAACATCCTGAACAAGCCCCTGCAGCTGAAGCCCAACATCTCCAACGCAGCACGCCACCTACTGGAGGGACTTCTACAGAAGGACCGCACCAAGAGGATCGGCTGCACAGACGacttt aCTGAAATCAAGAACCACATGTTTTTCTCCCCAATCAACTGGGATGACCTGAATGGCAAGAAGATCACCCCTCCCTTTAACCCTAACGTG acGGGCCCGAGTGACCTTCGGCACTTTGACCCTGAGTTCACCGACGAGCCCGTGCCCAGCTCCATCGGCTGCTCACCGGACAGCTCGCTGGTGACGGCCAGCATCAAGGAGGCCGCCGAGGCCTTCCTGGGCTTCTCCTACGCGCCCGCCATGGACTCCTACCTGTAG
- the LOC134098367 gene encoding uncharacterized protein LOC134098367, with product MRLKPNRVVLFLCLVLLCIGQICGISLDLVQRDELRHEKRSKNIQTGTITFGTGDISLGRNPEYESRYVGESTTDDGSENIQADDPHPGQLGGQSKIADFRVWSRMRPDLVCTDDFMKFSAQGPGCSSLQLYRGGLPLSLSQLPQDCGSSVQRTAVGLMFLAPFGGCDVIKQGNNHLLQMLWHGNPVTLSCPVSSSEQVSPVVSTTLAPATQAPTTAAKLPPQNQQQQQWMQPFFGGYYPVMPVTPPETTVAPTTEAPSTAAKLPPQNQQQQPWMQPFFGGYYPVMPVTPPETTVAPTTEAPTTEAPSTAAKLPPQNQQQQPWMQPFFGGYKPVMPVSPPETTVAPTTEAPSTAAKLPPQNQQQQPWMQPFFGGYYPVMPVTPPETTATTQ from the exons ATGAGGCTTAAACCAAACagagttgttttatttttgtgtcttGTGCTCCTTTGTATTGGCCAAATATGTGGTATAAGCCTTGACCTAGTGCAAAGAGATGAGCTGCGTCATGAGAAAAGGTCCAAGAATATTCAGACTGGGACCATTACTTTCGGCACCGGCGATATTTCACTGGGTCGAAATCCGGAATATGAGAGCCGATATGTTGGAGAAAGCACTACAGACGATGGCTCCGAGAACATTCAAGCTGACGATCCACATCCAGGCCAGTTGGGTGGACAAAGCAAGATTGCTGACTTCAGGGTCTGGAGTCGTATGCGACCAGATTTAGTATGTACTGATGATTTCATGAAGTTCTCGGCCCAAGGCCCTGGGTGTTCTTCACTTCAGTTATACAGAG GTGGCTTGCCTCTCTCACTAAGCCAGCTACCACAAGACTGTGGCTCCTCTGTGCAAAGGACTGCGGTGGGCCTCATGTTTCTTGCCCCTTTTGGTGGCTGTGATGTTATaaaacag GGAAATAACCACTTGCTGCAGATGTTGTGGCATGGCAATCCGGTAACCCTCTCCTGCCCTGTATCAAGCTCAGAGCAAGTCTCTCCAGTTGTATCTACTACTCTAGCTCCAGCTACACAAGCCCCTACTACAGCCGCCAAGCTTCCTCCTCAgaatcaacagcagcaacagtggaTGCAGCCGTTCTTTGGAGGCTACTACCCAGTAATGCCGGTGACTCCCCCTGAaactactgttgcaccaactacagaagcaccttccacagctgccaagcttcctccacagaatcaaCAGCAGCAACCGTGGATGCAGCCCTTCTTTGGAGGCTACTACCCAGTAATGCCAGTGACTCCCCCTGAaactactgttgcaccaactacagaagcaccaactacagaagcaccttccacagctgccaagcttcctccacagaatcaaCAGCAGCAACCGTGGATGCAGCCCTTCTTTGGAGGCTATAAACCAGTAATGCCAGTGAGTCCCCCTGAaactactgttgcaccaactacagaagcaccttccacagctgccaagcttcctccacagaatcaaCAGCAGCAACCGTGGATGCAGCCCTTCTTTGGAGGCTACTACCCAGTAATGCCAGTGACTCCCCCTGAaactact GCTACTACCCAGTAA
- the LOC134098365 gene encoding uncharacterized protein LOC134098365, whose protein sequence is MRLKPNRVVLFLCLVLLCIGQICGISLDLVQRDELRHEKRSKNIQTGTITFGTGDISLGRNPEYESRYVGESTTDDGSENIQADDPHPGQLGGQSKIADFRVWSRMRPDLVCTDDFMKFSAQGPGCSSLQLYRGGLPLSLSQLPQDCGSSVQRTAVGLMFLAPFGGCDVIKQGNNHLLQMLWHGNPVTLSCPVSSSEQVSPVVSTTLAPATQAPTTAAKLPPQNQQQQQWMQPFFGGYYPVMPVTPPETTVAPTTEAPTTEAPSTAAKLPSQNQQQQPWMQPFFGGYYPKHQLQKHLPQLPSFLHRINSSNRGCSPSLEATTQ, encoded by the exons ATGAGGCTTAAACCAAACagagttgttttatttttgtgtcttGTGCTCCTTTGTATTGGCCAAATATGTGGTATAAGCCTTGACCTAGTGCAAAGAGATGAGCTGCGTCATGAGAAAAGGTCCAAGAATATTCAGACTGGGACCATTACTTTCGGCACCGGCGATATTTCACTGGGTCGAAATCCGGAATATGAGAGCCGATATGTTGGAGAAAGCACTACAGACGATGGCTCCGAGAACATTCAAGCTGACGATCCACATCCAGGCCAGTTGGGTGGACAAAGCAAGATTGCTGACTTCAGGGTCTGGAGTCGTATGCGACCAGATTTAGTATGTACTGATGATTTCATGAAGTTCTCGGCACAAGGCCCTGGGTGTTCTTCACTTCAGTTATACAGAG GTGGCTTGCCTCTCTCACTAAGCCAGCTACCACAAGACTGTGGCTCCTCTGTGCAAAGGACTGCGGTGGGCCTCATGTTTCTTGCCCCTTTTGGTGGCTGTGATGTTATaaaacag GGAAATAACCACTTGCTGCAGATGTTGTGGCATGGCAATCCGGTAACCCTCTCCTGCCCTGTATCAAGCTCAGAGCAAGTCTCTCCAGTTGTATCTACTACTCTAGCTCCAGCTACACAAGCCCCTACTACAGCCGCCAAGCTTCCTCCTCAgaatcaacagcagcaacagtggaTGCAGCCCTTTTTTGGAGGCTACTACCCAGTAATGCCAGTGACTCCCCCTGAaactactgttgcaccaactacagaagcaccaactacagaagcacctTCCACAGCTGCCAAGCTTCCTTCACAGAATCAACAGCAGCAACCGTGGATGCAGCCCTTCTTTGGAGGCTACTACCCA aagcaccaactacagaagcacctTCCACAGCTGCCAAGCTTCCTTCACAGAATCAACAGCAGCAACCGTGGATGCAGCCCTTCTTTGGAGGCTACTACCCAGTAA
- the LOC134097283 gene encoding serine/threonine-protein kinase Sgk1 isoform X2, whose translation MKDKTFALTAFMKQRRMGLNDFIQKLATNSYACKHPEVQSILNLTPPQDPELMNSNPSPPPSPSQQINLGPSSNPTAKPSDFNFLKVIGKGSFGKVLLARHRSDDKFYAVKVLQKKAILKKKEEKHIMSERNVLLKNVKHPFLVGLHYSFQTTDKLYFVLDYINGGELFYHLQRERCFLEPRARFYAAEIASALGYLHSLNIVYRDLKPENILLDSQGHIILTDFGLCKENIEPNGTTSTFCGTPEYLAPEVLHKQPYDRTVDWWCLGAVLYEMLYGLPPFYSRNTAEMYDNILNKPLQLKPNISNAARHLLEGLLQKDRTKRIGCTDDFTEIKNHMFFSPINWDDLNGKKITPPFNPNVTGPSDLRHFDPEFTDEPVPSSIGCSPDSSLVTASIKEAAEAFLGFSYAPAMDSYL comes from the exons ATGAAAGACAAAACTTTTGCGttaacag CTTTTAtgaaacagagaagaatggggcTGAACGATTTCATTCAGAAGCTTGCCACAAACTCCTATGCGTGCAAGCA CCCAGAGGTGCAGTCCATACTGAACCTGACCCCCCCTCAAGATCCAGAACTTATGAACAGCAACCCCTCCCCTCCA ccaAGTCCCTCGCAGCAGATTAACCTGGGCCCCTCGTCCAACCCCACCGCCAAGCCCTCGGACTTCAACTTCCTCAAGGTCATCGGCAAGGGCAGCTTCGGCAAAGTCCTGCTAGCGCGCCACCGCAGCGATGACAAGTTCTACGCCGTCAAAGTCCTGCAGAAGAAGGCCATCCTGAAGAAGAAAGAG gaGAAGCACATTATGTCCGAACGGAATGTCCTCCTCAAGAATGTGAAACACCCGTTCCTGGTTGGGCTGCACTACTCcttccagaccacagacaaacTTTACTTCGTCCTGGACTACATCAACGGAGGAGAG ctgTTCTACCACCTGCAGAGGGAGCGGTGCTTCCTGGAGCCGCGCGCACGGTTCTACGCGGCGGAGATCGCCAGCGCGTTGGGCTACCTGCACTCGCTCAACATCGTGTACCGCGACCTCAAGCCAGAGAACATCTTGCTCGACTCGCAAGGCCACATCATTCTCACCGATTTCGGCCTGTGCAAAGAGAACATCGAGCCCAACGGAACCACGTCCACATTCTGCGGCAcgccagag TATCTGGCGCCAGAGGTGTTACACAAGCAGCCGTACGACCGGACAGTGGACTGGTGGTGTCTCGGCGCTGTGCTCTACGAGATGCTCTACGGCCTG ccGCCTTTCTACAGTCGCAACACGGCAGAGATGTACGATAACATCCTGAACAAGCCCCTGCAGCTGAAGCCCAACATCTCCAACGCAGCACGCCACCTACTGGAGGGACTTCTACAGAAGGACCGCACCAAGAGGATCGGCTGCACAGACGacttt aCTGAAATCAAGAACCACATGTTTTTCTCCCCAATCAACTGGGATGACCTGAATGGCAAGAAGATCACCCCTCCCTTTAACCCTAACGTG acGGGCCCGAGTGACCTTCGGCACTTTGACCCTGAGTTCACCGACGAGCCCGTGCCCAGCTCCATCGGCTGCTCACCGGACAGCTCGCTGGTGACGGCCAGCATCAAGGAGGCCGCCGAGGCCTTCCTGGGCTTCTCCTACGCGCCCGCCATGGACTCCTACCTGTAG